Proteins encoded in a region of the Pseudomonas denitrificans (nom. rej.) genome:
- the panM gene encoding aspartate 1-decarboxylase autocleavage activator PanM, which translates to MPVVVQHLTQPSDQDRQDLLKIYADAPQWLLAPFTDADALVTRGLAEGRLFTGRFNDRLLGAAWIERDDDTWRLSRLCVRQVTRNRGVARRLLEEAQRLAVLQGAALRLSAPQDQPEAARFAEHLGLTLLPA; encoded by the coding sequence CGTCGTCGTCCAGCACCTGACCCAGCCCAGCGACCAGGACCGCCAGGACCTGCTGAAGATCTACGCCGACGCGCCACAATGGCTGCTGGCGCCGTTCACCGATGCCGATGCACTGGTCACCCGCGGGCTTGCCGAGGGCCGGCTGTTCACCGGGCGCTTCAACGACCGCCTGCTGGGCGCCGCGTGGATCGAGCGAGACGACGACACCTGGCGGCTTTCCCGCCTGTGCGTGCGCCAGGTTACCCGCAACCGCGGCGTCGCCCGGCGCCTGCTGGAAGAAGCCCAGCGCCTGGCCGTCCTGCAGGGTGCCGCGCTGCGCCTGAGCGCTCCGCAAGATCAACCCGAAGCCGCGCGCTTCGCCGAGCACCTGGGCCTGACACTGCTGCCAGCCTGA
- a CDS encoding AsmA family protein, producing the protein MKAFGKIIGIIALVLLLLIVAAGFVLSHFFDPNDYKDEIRQLARDKANLELNLKGDIGWSLFPWLGLELHDTSVASLQTPDKPFADAQLLAMSVRVLPLLRKEVQMSDIRVEGLTLSLNKDKNGVGNWESIGKPAQPAAGTPPAAQPAPAPSEPAKPAAGEGHQAMKLDIDSLSVKNARIDYADAQSGKNYSVEGIELTTGAIREGSNIPLKLSAYLGTNQPVIRARTELTGNLRFDRALKRYQLEDAKLSGEVSGDPFQGKTANYSAQGQLVLDQAAQVAEWNGLKVTVNQLRALGELKARELDKEPKFDGGLSLAPFNLREFLEGIGQTLPEMADTTTLTKLELATRISGTRNSLALNDINLKLDDSAFSGNLGIADFGKQAIRAQLSGDKLNLDRYLPAKVKKAQDATNSARKAEVDATAQNAIKGDTPLPSQPTQQAWSDAPLLPIARLRALDLDAGLNLGQLTLDKLPIDNAVLKLRGQGGLLNLDDLRGELYDGKFNATATLDVRQDVPTLQAKKHIADVPVERLLESQGQKPPVKGLLDLDADITTQGNSQKAWIDNLNGTAHFVLTQGVLLNANLEQQLCQGIATLNRKSLTGEHGGKDTPFRELQGNLVFRNGVASNPDLKASIPGLTVKADGDLDLRVLGMDYRVGVTIEGDKSDMPDPACEVNKRYVGIEWPLRCRGPLELGAKACRLDKDGIGKIAARLAGDRLNQKLEEKLGDKVSPELKDALKGLFKK; encoded by the coding sequence ATGAAAGCGTTCGGCAAAATCATCGGCATCATTGCCCTGGTCCTGCTGCTGCTCATCGTCGCCGCCGGCTTCGTGCTGAGCCATTTCTTCGATCCGAATGACTACAAGGACGAGATCCGCCAGCTCGCCCGGGACAAGGCCAACCTCGAACTGAACCTCAAGGGCGACATTGGCTGGAGCCTGTTCCCCTGGCTGGGCCTGGAACTGCATGACACCAGCGTGGCGAGCCTGCAGACACCGGACAAGCCGTTCGCCGACGCGCAGCTGCTGGCCATGTCCGTACGCGTGCTGCCGCTGCTGCGTAAAGAAGTGCAGATGAGCGACATCCGCGTCGAAGGCCTGACCCTTTCCCTGAACAAGGACAAGAACGGCGTCGGCAACTGGGAAAGCATCGGCAAGCCCGCCCAGCCGGCCGCCGGCACCCCGCCCGCCGCACAACCGGCGCCCGCGCCGAGCGAGCCGGCGAAGCCCGCCGCTGGCGAAGGCCACCAGGCGATGAAGCTGGACATCGACAGCCTGAGCGTGAAGAACGCCCGCATCGATTACGCCGATGCCCAGAGCGGCAAGAACTACAGCGTGGAGGGCATCGAGCTGACCACCGGCGCCATCCGCGAAGGCAGCAACATCCCGCTCAAGCTCAGCGCCTACCTGGGCACCAACCAGCCGGTGATCCGCGCGCGCACCGAACTGACCGGGAACCTGCGCTTCGACCGCGCGCTCAAGCGCTACCAGCTCGAAGACGCCAAGCTCTCCGGCGAAGTCTCCGGCGATCCGTTCCAGGGCAAGACCGCCAACTACAGCGCCCAGGGCCAGCTGGTACTCGACCAGGCCGCCCAGGTCGCCGAGTGGAACGGCCTGAAGGTCACCGTCAACCAGCTGCGCGCCCTGGGTGAGCTGAAGGCCCGCGAGCTGGATAAAGAGCCCAAGTTCGATGGCGGCTTGTCGCTGGCACCCTTCAACCTGCGCGAATTCCTCGAAGGCATCGGCCAGACCCTGCCGGAAATGGCCGACACCACCACCCTCACCAAGCTGGAGCTGGCCACTCGCATCAGCGGTACTCGCAACAGCCTGGCCCTGAACGACATCAACCTGAAGCTGGACGACAGCGCCTTCAGCGGCAATCTCGGCATCGCCGACTTCGGTAAGCAGGCGATCCGCGCCCAACTGTCCGGCGACAAGCTGAACCTCGACCGCTACCTGCCGGCCAAGGTCAAGAAAGCCCAGGACGCCACCAACAGCGCGCGCAAGGCCGAAGTCGACGCCACCGCGCAGAACGCCATCAAGGGCGACACCCCGCTGCCCAGCCAGCCGACTCAGCAGGCCTGGAGCGACGCCCCGCTGCTGCCCATCGCTCGCCTGCGCGCACTGGACCTCGACGCCGGCCTGAACCTCGGCCAGCTGACCCTGGACAAGCTGCCCATCGACAACGCCGTGCTCAAGCTGCGCGGCCAGGGCGGCCTGCTCAACCTCGACGACCTGCGCGGCGAGCTCTACGACGGCAAGTTCAACGCCACCGCCACCCTCGACGTGCGCCAGGACGTACCGACCCTGCAGGCGAAGAAGCACATCGCCGACGTACCGGTGGAGCGCCTGCTCGAATCCCAGGGCCAGAAGCCGCCGGTAAAGGGCCTGCTCGACCTCGACGCCGACATCACCACCCAGGGCAACAGTCAAAAGGCCTGGATCGACAACCTCAACGGCACCGCGCACTTCGTCCTGACCCAGGGCGTGTTGCTCAATGCCAACCTTGAACAGCAGCTGTGCCAGGGCATCGCCACGCTCAACCGCAAGTCGCTGACTGGCGAGCATGGCGGCAAGGACACTCCGTTCCGCGAGCTGCAGGGCAACCTGGTGTTCCGCAATGGCGTAGCCAGCAACCCGGACCTCAAGGCCAGCATTCCCGGCCTGACCGTCAAGGCCGACGGCGACCTCGACCTGCGCGTGCTGGGTATGGACTACCGCGTCGGCGTCACCATCGAAGGCGACAAGAGCGACATGCCCGACCCCGCCTGCGAAGTGAACAAGCGCTATGTCGGCATCGAATGGCCGCTGCGCTGCCGCGGCCCGCTGGAACTGGGCGCCAAGGCCTGCCGCCTGGACAAGGACGGCATCGGCAAGATCGCCGCACGGTTGGCCGGGGACCGGCTGAACCAGAAACTCGAAGAGAAGCTCGGCGACAAGGTCAGTCCCGAACTCAAAGACGCACTCAAAGGGCTGTTCAAGAAGTGA
- the mutY gene encoding A/G-specific adenine glycosylase: MTPQSFNQAVLDWFDTHGRHDLPWQQNITPYRVWVSEIMLQQTQVSTVMGYYDRFMTALPTVADLANAPEDEVLHLWTGLGYYTRARNLHKTAKTVMEQHGGEFPRDVEQLAELPGIGRSTAGAIASISMGQRAPILDGNVKRVLARYIACDGYPGEPKVARQLWDAAERFTPQERVNHYTQAMMDLGATLCTRSKPSCLLCPLREGCRAHFLGRETDFPVSKPRKALPQKRTLMPILANREGDILLYRRPSTGLWGGLWSFPELDDLAALDPLAQRHALRLGERRELPGLTHTFSHFQLAIEPWLVRVEDAAPAVAEADWLWYNLATPPRLGLAAPVKKLLKRAADVLNAGEMS; encoded by the coding sequence GTGACCCCGCAAAGCTTCAATCAGGCCGTGCTCGACTGGTTCGACACGCACGGCCGCCATGACCTGCCCTGGCAGCAGAACATCACGCCCTACCGGGTGTGGGTCTCGGAAATCATGCTGCAGCAGACCCAGGTCAGCACCGTGATGGGCTACTACGACCGCTTCATGACGGCGCTGCCGACGGTGGCGGACCTGGCCAACGCGCCGGAAGACGAAGTGCTGCACCTGTGGACGGGCCTGGGCTACTACACCCGTGCCCGCAACCTGCACAAGACCGCGAAGACGGTGATGGAACAGCACGGCGGAGAATTCCCCCGCGACGTCGAACAGCTCGCCGAGCTGCCCGGCATCGGCCGCTCCACCGCCGGCGCCATCGCCAGCATCTCCATGGGGCAGCGTGCGCCGATCCTCGACGGCAACGTCAAGCGCGTGCTCGCGCGCTACATCGCCTGCGACGGCTATCCGGGCGAGCCCAAGGTCGCCAGACAGCTGTGGGACGCCGCCGAGCGCTTCACGCCGCAGGAGCGGGTCAACCACTACACCCAGGCGATGATGGACCTGGGCGCCACCCTCTGCACCCGCAGCAAGCCGAGCTGCCTGCTCTGCCCGCTGCGCGAGGGCTGCCGCGCGCACTTCCTCGGCCGCGAGACCGACTTCCCGGTCTCCAAGCCACGCAAGGCGCTGCCGCAGAAACGCACGCTGATGCCGATCCTGGCCAACCGCGAGGGCGACATCCTGCTCTACCGCCGTCCGTCGACCGGACTCTGGGGCGGCCTGTGGAGCTTCCCCGAACTGGACGACCTGGCCGCCCTCGACCCACTGGCCCAGCGCCACGCCCTGCGCCTGGGCGAGCGGCGCGAGCTGCCCGGCCTGACCCATACCTTCAGCCACTTCCAGCTGGCCATCGAGCCCTGGCTGGTGCGCGTCGAGGACGCAGCCCCCGCCGTGGCCGAGGCCGACTGGCTCTGGTATAACCTCGCCACCCCGCCGCGGCTCGGCCTTGCCGCCCCGGTGAAGAAGCTGCTCAAACGAGCCGCCGACGTGTTGAACGCAGGAGAAATGTCATGA
- a CDS encoding oxidative damage protection protein has protein sequence MTRLVMCRKYKEELPGLDRAPYPGAKGQDIYEHVSKKAWDEWQKHQTMLINERRLNMMNAEDRKFLTAEMDKFLSGEEYAQAEGYVPPSA, from the coding sequence ATGACCCGACTGGTGATGTGCCGCAAATACAAAGAAGAGCTGCCCGGCCTCGATCGCGCGCCCTATCCCGGAGCCAAGGGCCAGGACATCTACGAGCACGTCTCGAAGAAAGCCTGGGACGAATGGCAGAAGCACCAGACCATGCTGATCAACGAGCGTCGCCTGAACATGATGAATGCCGAGGATCGCAAGTTCCTCACCGCCGAGATGGACAAGTTCCTGTCGGGCGAGGAATACGCGCAGGCCGAGGGCTACGTCCCGCCCAGCGCGTAA
- a CDS encoding ABC transporter ATP-binding protein encodes MATAIPALEIRNLHKRYGDLEVLKGISLTARDGDVISILGSSGSGKSTFLRCINLLENPHQGQILVAGEELKLKKTKDGSLVASDNKQINRLRSELGFVFQNFNLWPHMSILDNIIEAPRRVLGKTKAEATEIAEALLAKVGISDKRHSFPAQLSGGQQQRAAIARTLAMQPKVILFDEPTSALDPEMVQEVLNVIRALADEGRTMLLVTHEMNFARQVSSEVVFLHQGLVEEQGPPQQVFDNPQSARCKQFMSSHR; translated from the coding sequence ATGGCCACGGCCATACCCGCACTGGAAATCCGTAACCTGCACAAGCGTTACGGTGACCTGGAAGTGCTCAAAGGCATTTCCCTGACCGCCCGCGACGGCGATGTGATTTCCATTCTCGGCTCCTCCGGTTCCGGTAAATCCACGTTCCTGCGCTGCATCAACCTGCTGGAGAACCCGCACCAAGGCCAGATCCTGGTCGCCGGTGAAGAGCTCAAGCTGAAGAAGACCAAGGACGGCTCGCTGGTCGCCTCGGACAACAAGCAGATCAACCGTCTGCGCAGCGAACTGGGCTTCGTCTTCCAGAACTTCAACCTTTGGCCGCACATGAGCATCCTCGACAACATCATCGAGGCGCCGCGTCGTGTGCTGGGCAAGACCAAGGCCGAGGCCACCGAGATCGCCGAGGCTCTGCTGGCCAAGGTCGGCATCTCCGACAAGCGCCATAGCTTCCCCGCGCAGCTTTCCGGTGGCCAGCAGCAGCGCGCCGCCATCGCCCGCACGCTGGCGATGCAGCCCAAGGTCATCCTCTTCGACGAGCCGACGTCGGCACTGGACCCGGAAATGGTCCAGGAAGTGCTTAACGTTATCCGCGCGCTCGCCGATGAGGGTCGCACCATGCTGCTGGTGACCCATGAAATGAACTTTGCCCGCCAGGTATCCAGTGAGGTGGTGTTCCTCCACCAGGGCCTGGTAGAAGAGCAGGGACCGCCGCAGCAGGTATTTGACAACCCGCAATCGGCACGCTGTAAACAATTCATGTCCAGCCACCGCTAA
- a CDS encoding ABC transporter substrate-binding protein, which yields MNNYKKIVLAIAATFALGSQAIAADKLRIGTEGAYPPFNGIDASGQVVGFDIEIGKALCAKMKTECDVVTSDWDGIIPALNAKKFDFIVASMSITDERKQAVDFTNAYYTNKLQFVAPKSTDFKTDKGYLKGKVIGAQRATIAGTWLEDNMADTVTIKLYDTQENAYLDLSSGRLDGVLADKFVQYDWLKSDAGKDFEFKGEPVFDNDKIGIAVRKGDPLRDKLNAALKEIVDDGTYKKINDKYFPFSIY from the coding sequence ATGAACAACTATAAGAAGATCGTTCTGGCTATCGCGGCCACCTTCGCCCTGGGGAGCCAGGCCATCGCCGCGGACAAACTGCGCATCGGTACCGAAGGCGCCTACCCGCCCTTCAACGGCATCGACGCCAGCGGCCAGGTCGTCGGTTTCGATATCGAGATCGGCAAGGCGCTGTGCGCCAAGATGAAGACCGAGTGCGACGTCGTCACCTCCGACTGGGACGGCATCATCCCGGCGCTGAACGCCAAGAAGTTCGACTTCATCGTCGCTTCCATGTCGATCACCGACGAGCGCAAGCAGGCCGTTGACTTCACCAACGCCTACTACACCAACAAGCTGCAGTTCGTGGCGCCGAAGTCGACCGACTTCAAGACCGACAAGGGCTACCTCAAGGGCAAGGTGATCGGTGCGCAGCGCGCGACCATCGCCGGCACCTGGCTTGAGGACAACATGGCCGACACCGTCACCATCAAGTTGTACGACACTCAGGAAAACGCCTACCTCGACCTGTCCTCGGGCCGCCTCGACGGCGTGCTGGCCGACAAGTTCGTGCAGTACGACTGGCTGAAGAGCGACGCCGGCAAGGACTTCGAGTTCAAGGGCGAGCCGGTGTTCGACAACGACAAGATCGGCATCGCCGTGCGCAAGGGCGACCCGCTGCGTGACAAGCTGAACGCCGCTCTGAAGGAAATCGTCGACGACGGTACCTACAAGAAGATCAACGACAAGTACTTCCCCTTCAGCATCTACTGA
- a CDS encoding ABC transporter permease, whose translation MIFDLHGFGDQLIAGTWMTLKLSLAAVCVGLVLGLLGAIAKTSKNGFLRMLGGFYTTVVRGVPETLWVLMIYFGTVAGLNAIGDLFGHPEFALSPFAAGTCALGLCFGAYATEVFRGALLAIPKGHREAGQALGLSAPRIFWRIVLPQVWRVALPGLGNLYLILLKDTALVSLITLDEIMRKAQVASNATKEPFTFYMTAAFIYLGLTVFIMAALHFLERRAGRGFVRNEL comes from the coding sequence ATGATTTTCGACCTGCACGGCTTTGGCGATCAGTTGATCGCCGGCACCTGGATGACGCTCAAGCTCTCGCTCGCCGCAGTCTGCGTGGGACTGGTCCTCGGCCTGCTCGGCGCCATCGCCAAGACCTCGAAGAACGGCTTCCTGCGCATGCTCGGCGGTTTCTATACCACCGTAGTTCGCGGCGTACCCGAGACACTCTGGGTACTGATGATCTATTTCGGCACCGTGGCCGGCCTGAACGCCATCGGTGACCTCTTCGGCCACCCCGAATTCGCACTCTCGCCCTTTGCCGCAGGCACCTGTGCCCTGGGCCTGTGCTTCGGCGCCTATGCCACCGAAGTCTTCCGTGGCGCGCTGCTGGCGATTCCCAAGGGCCACCGCGAAGCCGGCCAGGCGCTGGGCCTCTCGGCTCCACGCATCTTCTGGCGCATCGTGCTGCCGCAGGTATGGCGCGTGGCGCTGCCGGGCCTGGGTAACCTCTATCTGATTCTTCTGAAGGACACCGCCCTGGTCTCGCTGATCACCCTCGACGAGATCATGCGCAAGGCCCAGGTCGCCTCCAACGCGACCAAGGAGCCCTTCACCTTCTACATGACCGCGGCCTTCATCTACCTGGGCCTGACCGTCTTCATCATGGCCGCCCTGCACTTCCTCGAGCGTCGCGCCGGCCGTGGCTTCGTGAGGAACGAGCTATGA
- a CDS encoding ABC transporter permease → MTDLELILKWLPKMFQGATLTLELLAIAVVAGLCLAVPLGIARASRHWYVRAVPYTYIFFFRGTPLLLQLFIVYYGFAQFESVRKGPLWPYLRDPYWCALLTMTLHTAAYIAEILRGAIHAIPVGEVEAARALGMSRRQALFHIILPRAARIAMPAYSNEVILMLKASAVVYTVTLFDIMGMTRTIIARTYEAMLFFCLAGLFYLVITLLLTRIFRLLERWLKVDSMQGR, encoded by the coding sequence ATGACCGATCTCGAGCTGATCCTCAAATGGCTGCCGAAGATGTTCCAGGGCGCCACCCTGACCCTGGAGCTGCTGGCCATCGCCGTGGTCGCCGGCCTGTGCCTGGCCGTACCGCTGGGCATCGCCCGCGCCTCGCGCCACTGGTACGTGCGAGCAGTGCCTTACACCTACATCTTCTTCTTCCGTGGCACGCCGCTGCTGCTGCAGCTGTTCATCGTCTACTACGGCTTCGCCCAGTTCGAGAGTGTGCGCAAGGGGCCGCTCTGGCCGTACCTGCGCGACCCGTACTGGTGCGCCCTGCTGACCATGACGCTGCACACCGCGGCCTACATCGCCGAGATCCTGCGCGGCGCCATCCACGCCATCCCGGTGGGTGAAGTGGAAGCCGCCCGCGCACTGGGCATGTCCCGTCGCCAGGCGCTGTTCCACATCATCCTGCCGCGCGCCGCGCGCATCGCCATGCCGGCCTACAGCAACGAGGTGATCCTCATGCTCAAGGCCAGCGCCGTGGTGTACACCGTGACCCTGTTCGACATCATGGGCATGACCCGCACCATCATCGCGCGCACCTACGAGGCCATGCTGTTCTTCTGCCTCGCCGGCCTGTTCTACCTGGTCATCACGCTGCTGCTGACGCGCATCTTCCGCCTGCTGGAACGCTGGCTGAAGGTGGACTCCATGCAGGGCCGCTGA
- a CDS encoding methyltransferase yields the protein MLPNDTPLTGSDLLQRFQALDGFLLDHQALWRPKPFTALELAWEREHPELAAWLRSRSLDDAEAVHNAPEQLDAPTPFPALAATAAKLSVVGELPATPLGKLPNLLTVDVPGRKWQQIEAFASRLDFAEAPQQWLDWCAGKGHLGRLLARDGKPLLSLEFDHALVEDGQRLSDRLQLHARHHQQDVLAPDVREHLQTEHTAVALHACGNLHVRLLQLASAQGCHQLAVAPCCYNRIDSEYYQPLSHAAQSSTLLLSRDDLRLPLAETVTAGARVRRQRDGSMARRLAFDLLQREVRGSNDYLPTPSVPPTWLDKPFADYCRDLAALRELDLPTGNDWQELEARGWQRLAQVRNLELVRGLFRRPMELWLLLDRALFLQEQGYRATLGAFCATRMTPRNLLLLAERI from the coding sequence GTGCTCCCGAACGACACTCCCCTGACCGGCTCCGACCTGCTCCAGCGCTTCCAGGCACTGGACGGCTTCCTGCTGGACCATCAGGCGCTATGGCGGCCGAAACCCTTCACGGCGCTGGAGCTGGCCTGGGAGCGCGAGCACCCCGAACTGGCCGCCTGGCTACGCAGCCGCAGCCTCGATGACGCCGAGGCGGTGCACAACGCGCCCGAGCAGCTCGACGCCCCCACGCCCTTCCCGGCATTGGCTGCCACGGCCGCAAAGCTGTCCGTCGTCGGCGAACTCCCGGCAACGCCGCTGGGCAAGCTGCCGAACCTGCTGACCGTCGATGTGCCTGGCCGCAAGTGGCAACAGATCGAAGCCTTCGCCAGCCGCCTGGATTTCGCCGAAGCACCGCAGCAATGGCTCGACTGGTGCGCCGGCAAAGGCCATCTGGGCCGTCTGCTGGCGCGTGACGGCAAGCCGCTGCTGAGCCTGGAGTTTGACCATGCCCTAGTGGAAGACGGCCAGCGCCTGAGCGACCGGCTTCAGCTTCACGCCCGGCATCACCAGCAGGACGTGCTCGCACCGGACGTCCGCGAGCACCTGCAGACCGAGCACACCGCCGTCGCCCTGCACGCCTGCGGCAACCTGCACGTACGCTTGCTGCAACTGGCCAGCGCCCAGGGCTGCCACCAGCTCGCCGTGGCGCCCTGCTGCTACAACCGCATCGATAGCGAGTATTACCAGCCGCTCTCGCATGCCGCACAAAGCTCCACCCTGCTGCTCTCGCGGGACGACCTGCGCCTGCCGCTCGCGGAAACCGTCACCGCTGGCGCCCGCGTGCGCCGCCAGCGCGACGGCTCGATGGCGCGGCGGCTGGCTTTCGACCTGCTGCAACGGGAAGTCCGCGGCAGCAATGACTACCTGCCCACTCCCTCCGTGCCGCCGACCTGGCTGGACAAGCCCTTCGCCGACTATTGCCGCGACCTGGCCGCGCTCAGGGAGCTCGACCTGCCCACTGGCAACGACTGGCAGGAGCTGGAGGCCAGGGGCTGGCAACGCCTGGCCCAGGTTCGCAACCTGGAACTGGTGCGCGGACTGTTCCGCCGCCCCATGGAGCTGTGGCTGCTGCTCGATCGCGCGTTATTCCTCCAGGAACAGGGCTATCGCGCCACCCTGGGCGCCTTCTGCGCCACCCGGATGACCCCTCGCAACCTGCTATTACTGGCCGAACGCATCTGA
- a CDS encoding MarR family winged helix-turn-helix transcriptional regulator produces MNHYDVADFPFKGSIGQLLGATAILKDRLLDKHLAHLDITAAQFKVLFFIGNDRANTPAELCRELSIDSGSMTRMLDRLARKDLLVREPCQNDRRSVRLSLSPTGQAVNDEAPSIAAAAMNELVGGLSRDELQTLTGLLDKILRAHGAAAHCAAQEK; encoded by the coding sequence ATGAATCACTACGACGTCGCGGATTTTCCGTTCAAAGGCTCCATCGGCCAGCTGCTGGGTGCCACCGCCATCCTCAAGGATCGCCTGCTGGACAAGCATCTGGCGCACCTGGACATCACCGCCGCGCAGTTCAAGGTGCTGTTCTTCATCGGCAACGACCGCGCCAACACCCCGGCCGAGCTGTGCCGCGAGCTGTCCATCGACAGCGGGTCCATGACCCGCATGCTCGACCGCCTGGCACGCAAGGACCTGCTGGTCCGCGAGCCCTGCCAGAACGACCGACGCAGCGTGCGCCTAAGCCTGAGCCCCACCGGACAGGCCGTGAATGACGAAGCCCCGAGCATCGCCGCTGCAGCCATGAACGAGCTGGTCGGTGGCCTCTCCCGCGATGAACTGCAGACCCTCACCGGCCTGCTCGACAAGATCCTGCGCGCCCACGGCGCCGCGGCCCATTGCGCGGCGCAGGAGAAATGA
- a CDS encoding efflux transporter outer membrane subunit — MIMNHLRIALLPAAVFAAALSLSGCVSYKGLDISGKAVDPASLKAGVSLDGTPLSTAAWPSEHWWISLGDPQLDSLISEALQGTPDLDIASARARQAIAAAQAQDAARMPSVKGTASYAGIRAPESVIPAPMGGRYSAVKYLSLSFSYDLDLWGGQRDAWEAALGQANAAEVDRQAASITLSTNVARAYSNLAHAFVARDLAKDELDRSQHLFQLSQKRMDAGLDSKVQLQQTQSQVASAKQQLAAAEQEIASDRIALAVLLGQGPDRGQDLQRPQVLKPGALSLPSNLPAELLGRRPDIVAARWRVEAASKNIDSAKTEFYPNVNLGAMVGLAALHTSDVLKAPSRFFQIAPAISLPIFDGGRLRANLAGKDADYDLAVAQYNKTLVSALGEVTDDLGKLRSLEQQIDDQRDARDIAKSNFDLAMRRYGEGVGNYLDALSVQQQLLLAERQLASLDAQRIDLSVQLVQALGGGYQPDTTSTPAPLAQANAAAAH; from the coding sequence ATGATCATGAACCATCTCCGTATCGCCCTGCTGCCGGCCGCCGTGTTCGCCGCCGCGCTGAGCCTGTCCGGCTGCGTCAGCTACAAGGGCCTGGACATCAGTGGCAAGGCCGTCGACCCCGCCAGCCTGAAGGCTGGCGTCAGCCTCGATGGTACTCCGCTGTCCACCGCTGCCTGGCCCAGCGAGCACTGGTGGATCAGCCTGGGCGACCCGCAGCTGGACAGTCTGATCAGCGAGGCCCTGCAAGGCACGCCGGACCTGGACATCGCCAGCGCCCGCGCACGCCAGGCCATCGCCGCTGCGCAAGCGCAGGACGCCGCGCGCATGCCCAGCGTCAAGGGCACCGCCAGTTATGCCGGCATCCGCGCACCGGAAAGCGTGATTCCTGCGCCCATGGGCGGTCGCTACTCGGCGGTAAAATACCTGTCGCTCAGCTTCAGCTACGACCTCGATCTCTGGGGCGGCCAGCGCGACGCCTGGGAAGCCGCCCTCGGCCAGGCCAACGCTGCCGAAGTCGACCGCCAGGCCGCCTCGATCACGCTCTCCACCAATGTCGCCCGCGCCTACAGCAATCTGGCCCACGCCTTCGTTGCCCGCGACCTGGCCAAGGACGAACTGGATCGCTCGCAGCACCTCTTCCAGCTCAGCCAGAAACGCATGGACGCTGGTCTCGACAGCAAGGTCCAGCTGCAACAGACGCAGTCCCAGGTCGCCAGCGCCAAGCAGCAGCTGGCCGCCGCGGAACAGGAAATTGCCAGCGACCGCATCGCCCTCGCCGTCCTGCTCGGCCAGGGCCCGGACCGTGGTCAGGACCTGCAGCGTCCGCAGGTGCTCAAGCCCGGCGCGCTGAGCCTGCCGTCGAACCTGCCGGCCGAACTGCTCGGTCGCCGCCCGGACATCGTCGCCGCGCGCTGGCGGGTCGAAGCTGCATCAAAAAACATCGACTCGGCGAAGACCGAGTTCTATCCCAACGTGAACCTGGGCGCGATGGTCGGCCTGGCCGCTCTGCACACCAGCGACGTGCTGAAAGCGCCAAGCCGGTTCTTCCAGATCGCGCCGGCCATCTCCCTGCCGATCTTCGACGGTGGCCGCCTGCGCGCCAACCTGGCCGGGAAAGACGCCGACTACGACCTGGCCGTCGCCCAGTACAACAAGACCCTGGTCAGCGCTCTCGGCGAGGTTACCGACGATCTCGGCAAGCTGCGCTCGCTGGAGCAGCAGATCGACGACCAGCGCGATGCCCGCGATATCGCAAAGTCCAACTTCGACCTGGCCATGCGCCGTTACGGCGAAGGCGTCGGCAACTACCTCGACGCCCTCAGCGTGCAGCAGCAGCTGCTCCTCGCCGAACGCCAGCTGGCCAGCCTGGACGCCCAACGCATCGACCTTTCGGTGCAACTGGTCCAGGCCCTGGGCGGTGGCTACCAGCCCGACACCACTTCCACTCCTGCCCCGCTCGCCCAGGCGAACGCGGCCGCCGCGCACTGA